A portion of the Meriones unguiculatus strain TT.TT164.6M chromosome 14, Bangor_MerUng_6.1, whole genome shotgun sequence genome contains these proteins:
- the C14H19orf47 gene encoding uncharacterized protein C19orf47 homolog isoform X1, translated as MGFRIRENLLFSLRKAPRSRVKARETMVSVTMATSEWIQFFKEAGIPPGPAVNYAVMFVDNRIQKSMLLDLNKDIMNELGVTVVGDVIAILKHAKVVHRQDVCKAATESVPCGPSPLQGELRRGASSAASRMITNSLNHDSPPHTPPRRSDTGTSKISVTVSNKMAAKNAKSTAALAHREEESLAVPTKRRRVTAEMEGKYIIHMPKGTTPRTRKILEQQAAKGLHRTSVFDRLGAETRADTTTGTKPTGVFSRLGATPEMDEDLAWDSDNDSSSSVLQYAGVLKKLGRDPAKASPQPALTVKAKATSSASTTATTPKLRRLAPPSRPGLEKKSESLPKVSVLQRLGKAAIVSEAQDSQVTSTKSKSSAEVKFAIRRTLVGPRGNSSSESLGAQMDHAGTVSVFKRLGRRTF; from the exons ATGGGCTTCAGAATCAGAGAGAACTTGcttttcagtctcagaaag gCTCCAAGAAGCAGGGTCAAGGCCAGGGAGACGATGGTCTCAGTGACTATGG CCACTTCCGAGTGGATCCAGTTCTTCAAGGAAGCCGGCATTCCCCCAGGACCTGCTGTTAATTACGCTGTGATGTTTGTGGATAATCG GATCCAGAAGAGCATGCTGCTAGATCTCAATAAGGACATCATGAACGAGCTGGGCGTGACCGTAGTGGGTGACGTCATTGCCATCCTCAAGCATGCCAAGGTGGTACACCGCCAG GACGTATGCAAAGCCGCCACGGAGTCGGTACCCTGCGGCCCCAGCCCCCTCCAGGGTGAGCTTCGCCGTGGAGCCTCTAGTG CCGCTTCTCGAATGATCACCAACAGCCTGAACCATGACTCTCCACCACACACTCCCCCACGGCGCTCAGACACCGGTACCTCCAAGATCTCTGTCACCGTGTCCAACAAGATGGCAGCAAAGAATGCCAAGTCTACTG CAGCGCTGGCGCACAGGGAAGAGGAGAGCCTGGCTGTCCCCACCAAGCGGCGGCGGGTCACAGCTGAGATGGAGGGAAAGTACATCATCCACATGCCCAAGGGGACCACACCTCGGACCCGCAAGATCCTGGAGCAGCAGGCTGCCAAAG GTCTCCACAGAACCTCCGTGTTTGATCGCCTTGGCGCGGAGACCAGAGCAGACACGACGACGGGAACCAAG ccCACGGGAGTTTTCAGCCGCTTAGGGGCCACCCCAGAGATGGATGAGGATCTGGCCTGGGACAGTGACAATGACAGCAGCAGCTCTGTCTTGCAGTATGCTGGGGTCCTGAAGAAGTTAGGACGGGACCCAGCCAAGGCCAGTCCCCAGCCAGCACTGACTGTCAAAGCCAAGGCCACAAGCTCTGCAAGCACAACAGCCACCACTCCAAAGCTGCGGCGCCTGGCACCTCCCTCTCGCCCTGGGCTGGAGAAGAAGTCGGAGTCCCTGCCCAAAGTCAGCGTCCTTCAGAGACTGGGCAAGGCTGCCATTGTGTCTGAGGCACAGGACAGCCAGGTCACAAGCACCAAGAGTAAGTCCTCAGCTGAGGTCAAGTTCGCCATTAGGAGGACTCTGGTAGGGCCCCGGGGGAACAGCTCCAGCGAGAGCCTTGGTGCCCAGATGGACCATGCAGGCACTGTGAGCGTGTTCAAAAGACTGGGCCGAAGGACCTTCTAG
- the C14H19orf47 gene encoding uncharacterized protein C19orf47 homolog isoform X2, which yields MGFRIRENLLFSLRKAPRSRVKARETMVSVTMATSEWIQFFKEAGIPPGPAVNYAVMFVDNRIQKSMLLDLNKDIMNELGVTVVGDVIAILKHAKVVHRQDVCKAATESVPCGPSPLQGELRRGASSAASRMITNSLNHDSPPHTPPRRSDTGTSKISVTVSNKMAAKNAKSTALAHREEESLAVPTKRRRVTAEMEGKYIIHMPKGTTPRTRKILEQQAAKGLHRTSVFDRLGAETRADTTTGTKPTGVFSRLGATPEMDEDLAWDSDNDSSSSVLQYAGVLKKLGRDPAKASPQPALTVKAKATSSASTTATTPKLRRLAPPSRPGLEKKSESLPKVSVLQRLGKAAIVSEAQDSQVTSTKSKSSAEVKFAIRRTLVGPRGNSSSESLGAQMDHAGTVSVFKRLGRRTF from the exons ATGGGCTTCAGAATCAGAGAGAACTTGcttttcagtctcagaaag gCTCCAAGAAGCAGGGTCAAGGCCAGGGAGACGATGGTCTCAGTGACTATGG CCACTTCCGAGTGGATCCAGTTCTTCAAGGAAGCCGGCATTCCCCCAGGACCTGCTGTTAATTACGCTGTGATGTTTGTGGATAATCG GATCCAGAAGAGCATGCTGCTAGATCTCAATAAGGACATCATGAACGAGCTGGGCGTGACCGTAGTGGGTGACGTCATTGCCATCCTCAAGCATGCCAAGGTGGTACACCGCCAG GACGTATGCAAAGCCGCCACGGAGTCGGTACCCTGCGGCCCCAGCCCCCTCCAGGGTGAGCTTCGCCGTGGAGCCTCTAGTG CCGCTTCTCGAATGATCACCAACAGCCTGAACCATGACTCTCCACCACACACTCCCCCACGGCGCTCAGACACCGGTACCTCCAAGATCTCTGTCACCGTGTCCAACAAGATGGCAGCAAAGAATGCCAAGTCTACTG CGCTGGCGCACAGGGAAGAGGAGAGCCTGGCTGTCCCCACCAAGCGGCGGCGGGTCACAGCTGAGATGGAGGGAAAGTACATCATCCACATGCCCAAGGGGACCACACCTCGGACCCGCAAGATCCTGGAGCAGCAGGCTGCCAAAG GTCTCCACAGAACCTCCGTGTTTGATCGCCTTGGCGCGGAGACCAGAGCAGACACGACGACGGGAACCAAG ccCACGGGAGTTTTCAGCCGCTTAGGGGCCACCCCAGAGATGGATGAGGATCTGGCCTGGGACAGTGACAATGACAGCAGCAGCTCTGTCTTGCAGTATGCTGGGGTCCTGAAGAAGTTAGGACGGGACCCAGCCAAGGCCAGTCCCCAGCCAGCACTGACTGTCAAAGCCAAGGCCACAAGCTCTGCAAGCACAACAGCCACCACTCCAAAGCTGCGGCGCCTGGCACCTCCCTCTCGCCCTGGGCTGGAGAAGAAGTCGGAGTCCCTGCCCAAAGTCAGCGTCCTTCAGAGACTGGGCAAGGCTGCCATTGTGTCTGAGGCACAGGACAGCCAGGTCACAAGCACCAAGAGTAAGTCCTCAGCTGAGGTCAAGTTCGCCATTAGGAGGACTCTGGTAGGGCCCCGGGGGAACAGCTCCAGCGAGAGCCTTGGTGCCCAGATGGACCATGCAGGCACTGTGAGCGTGTTCAAAAGACTGGGCCGAAGGACCTTCTAG
- the C14H19orf47 gene encoding uncharacterized protein C19orf47 homolog isoform X3, translated as MGFRIRENLLFSLRKAPRSRVKARETMVSVTMATSEWIQFFKEAGIPPGPAVNYAVMFVDNRIQKSMLLDLNKDIMNELGVTVVGDVIAILKHAKVVHRQDVCKAATESVPCGPSPLQGELRRGASSAASRMITNSLNHDSPPHTPPRRSDTGTSKISVTVSNKMAAKNAKSTAALAHREEESLAVPTKRRRVTAEMEGKYIIHMPKGTTPRTRKILEQQAAKGLHRTSVFDRLGAETRADTTTGTKPTGVFSRLGATPEMDEDLAWDSDNDSSSSVLQYAGVLKKLGRDPAKASPQPALTVKAKATSSASTTATTPKLRRLAPPSRPGLEKKSESLPKVSVLQRLGKAAIVSEAQDSQVTSTKSPTVRCILSDPPAPLASQRPPRRRWRRACKDC; from the exons ATGGGCTTCAGAATCAGAGAGAACTTGcttttcagtctcagaaag gCTCCAAGAAGCAGGGTCAAGGCCAGGGAGACGATGGTCTCAGTGACTATGG CCACTTCCGAGTGGATCCAGTTCTTCAAGGAAGCCGGCATTCCCCCAGGACCTGCTGTTAATTACGCTGTGATGTTTGTGGATAATCG GATCCAGAAGAGCATGCTGCTAGATCTCAATAAGGACATCATGAACGAGCTGGGCGTGACCGTAGTGGGTGACGTCATTGCCATCCTCAAGCATGCCAAGGTGGTACACCGCCAG GACGTATGCAAAGCCGCCACGGAGTCGGTACCCTGCGGCCCCAGCCCCCTCCAGGGTGAGCTTCGCCGTGGAGCCTCTAGTG CCGCTTCTCGAATGATCACCAACAGCCTGAACCATGACTCTCCACCACACACTCCCCCACGGCGCTCAGACACCGGTACCTCCAAGATCTCTGTCACCGTGTCCAACAAGATGGCAGCAAAGAATGCCAAGTCTACTG CAGCGCTGGCGCACAGGGAAGAGGAGAGCCTGGCTGTCCCCACCAAGCGGCGGCGGGTCACAGCTGAGATGGAGGGAAAGTACATCATCCACATGCCCAAGGGGACCACACCTCGGACCCGCAAGATCCTGGAGCAGCAGGCTGCCAAAG GTCTCCACAGAACCTCCGTGTTTGATCGCCTTGGCGCGGAGACCAGAGCAGACACGACGACGGGAACCAAG ccCACGGGAGTTTTCAGCCGCTTAGGGGCCACCCCAGAGATGGATGAGGATCTGGCCTGGGACAGTGACAATGACAGCAGCAGCTCTGTCTTGCAGTATGCTGGGGTCCTGAAGAAGTTAGGACGGGACCCAGCCAAGGCCAGTCCCCAGCCAGCACTGACTGTCAAAGCCAAGGCCACAAGCTCTGCAAGCACAACAGCCACCACTCCAAAGCTGCGGCGCCTGGCACCTCCCTCTCGCCCTGGGCTGGAGAAGAAGTCGGAGTCCCTGCCCAAAGTCAGCGTCCTTCAGAGACTGGGCAAGGCTGCCATTGTGTCTGAGGCACAGGACAGCCAGGTCACAAGCACCAAGA GCCCGACCGTCCGCTGCATCCTGTCCGACCCTCCTGCACCCCTGGCCTCCCAGCGGCCCCCTCGTCGACGGTGGCGTCGAGCCTGTAAAGACTGTTAG
- the C14H19orf47 gene encoding uncharacterized protein C19orf47 homolog isoform X4: protein MGFRIRENLLFSLRKAPRSRVKARETMVSVTMATSEWIQFFKEAGIPPGPAVNYAVMFVDNRIQKSMLLDLNKDIMNELGVTVVGDVIAILKHAKVVHRQDVCKAATESVPCGPSPLQGELRRGASSAASRMITNSLNHDSPPHTPPRRSDTGTSKISVTVSNKMAAKNAKSTALAHREEESLAVPTKRRRVTAEMEGKYIIHMPKGTTPRTRKILEQQAAKGLHRTSVFDRLGAETRADTTTGTKPTGVFSRLGATPEMDEDLAWDSDNDSSSSVLQYAGVLKKLGRDPAKASPQPALTVKAKATSSASTTATTPKLRRLAPPSRPGLEKKSESLPKVSVLQRLGKAAIVSEAQDSQVTSTKSPTVRCILSDPPAPLASQRPPRRRWRRACKDC from the exons ATGGGCTTCAGAATCAGAGAGAACTTGcttttcagtctcagaaag gCTCCAAGAAGCAGGGTCAAGGCCAGGGAGACGATGGTCTCAGTGACTATGG CCACTTCCGAGTGGATCCAGTTCTTCAAGGAAGCCGGCATTCCCCCAGGACCTGCTGTTAATTACGCTGTGATGTTTGTGGATAATCG GATCCAGAAGAGCATGCTGCTAGATCTCAATAAGGACATCATGAACGAGCTGGGCGTGACCGTAGTGGGTGACGTCATTGCCATCCTCAAGCATGCCAAGGTGGTACACCGCCAG GACGTATGCAAAGCCGCCACGGAGTCGGTACCCTGCGGCCCCAGCCCCCTCCAGGGTGAGCTTCGCCGTGGAGCCTCTAGTG CCGCTTCTCGAATGATCACCAACAGCCTGAACCATGACTCTCCACCACACACTCCCCCACGGCGCTCAGACACCGGTACCTCCAAGATCTCTGTCACCGTGTCCAACAAGATGGCAGCAAAGAATGCCAAGTCTACTG CGCTGGCGCACAGGGAAGAGGAGAGCCTGGCTGTCCCCACCAAGCGGCGGCGGGTCACAGCTGAGATGGAGGGAAAGTACATCATCCACATGCCCAAGGGGACCACACCTCGGACCCGCAAGATCCTGGAGCAGCAGGCTGCCAAAG GTCTCCACAGAACCTCCGTGTTTGATCGCCTTGGCGCGGAGACCAGAGCAGACACGACGACGGGAACCAAG ccCACGGGAGTTTTCAGCCGCTTAGGGGCCACCCCAGAGATGGATGAGGATCTGGCCTGGGACAGTGACAATGACAGCAGCAGCTCTGTCTTGCAGTATGCTGGGGTCCTGAAGAAGTTAGGACGGGACCCAGCCAAGGCCAGTCCCCAGCCAGCACTGACTGTCAAAGCCAAGGCCACAAGCTCTGCAAGCACAACAGCCACCACTCCAAAGCTGCGGCGCCTGGCACCTCCCTCTCGCCCTGGGCTGGAGAAGAAGTCGGAGTCCCTGCCCAAAGTCAGCGTCCTTCAGAGACTGGGCAAGGCTGCCATTGTGTCTGAGGCACAGGACAGCCAGGTCACAAGCACCAAGA GCCCGACCGTCCGCTGCATCCTGTCCGACCCTCCTGCACCCCTGGCCTCCCAGCGGCCCCCTCGTCGACGGTGGCGTCGAGCCTGTAAAGACTGTTAG